From Triticum aestivum cultivar Chinese Spring chromosome 4A, IWGSC CS RefSeq v2.1, whole genome shotgun sequence, a single genomic window includes:
- the LOC123086913 gene encoding dormancy-associated protein 1 has translation MLDKLWDDVVAGPRPETGLDKLRRAAATQPLAINTAAGEAIKQSPSMPTTPTTPVTPSSSTPPRGGSVWRSVFHPGSNLATKSLGANLFDRPQPNSPTVYDWLYSDETRTRSNHR, from the exons ATGCTGGACAAGCTGTGGGACGACGTGGTGGCCGGGCCTCGCCCGGAGACGGGCCTCGACAAGCTCCGCCGGGCCGCCGCCACCCAACCCCTCGCCATCAACACAG CTGCAGGGGAGGCGATTAAGCAGTCGCCGTCGATGCCGACGACCCCGACCACGCCGGTGACGCCGTCGTCGTCCACGCCGCCGCGCGGCGGCAGCGTGTGGCGGAGCGTTTTCCACCCCGGGAGCAACCTGGCCACCAAGAGCCTCGGCGCCAACCTCTTCGACCGCCCGCAGCCCAACTCCCCCACCGTCTACGACTG GCTTTACAGCGACGAGACGAGGACAAGGAGCAACCACCGCTAA